One Bdellovibrio bacteriovorus str. Tiberius DNA segment encodes these proteins:
- a CDS encoding type II toxin-antitoxin system RatA family toxin: MAKASTTEVFNCSVEQFFKIISDYDKYHEFLPEVKKCSVLKTEGNRKLVEYNVSVVKSFKYSLWMTESAPKSISWEFASGDVFKTSVGSWKLEDEAGKTRATYTVEATFSMFVPGPIANALVSVNLPNMISSYHKRVKQLYGN; encoded by the coding sequence ATGGCAAAAGCATCCACAACCGAAGTTTTCAACTGCAGCGTCGAACAATTCTTCAAAATCATCTCTGACTACGACAAGTATCATGAGTTTCTGCCGGAAGTGAAAAAGTGCTCGGTTCTTAAAACCGAAGGCAACCGCAAGCTGGTTGAATACAACGTGTCTGTCGTAAAAAGTTTTAAATATTCTTTGTGGATGACTGAATCCGCACCCAAAAGCATCTCCTGGGAATTTGCCTCTGGCGATGTGTTTAAAACTTCTGTGGGTTCCTGGAAACTGGAAGACGAAGCCGGTAAAACCCGTGCGACGTACACGGTTGAAGCCACTTTCAGCATGTTTGTACCAGGTCCGATTGCCAACGCCTTGGTCAGTGTGAATCTACCAAATATGATCAGCAGCTATCACAAGCGAGTGAAACAACTTTATGGCAACTGA
- a CDS encoding RCC1 domain-containing protein yields MSASLVKEGFFSSTQDIRIVEQVSSFSVSPLDSFKKYKLISQQPIRPESLTAADFLRGGSAEGVVIVIEPTSSALEFDVFVSVSAQAGTVVLELPPGVVQFQDGTTNSLTRSEESFSTGAAKQSRVALGEEHLCYVDQDKALRCQGYYYGGQTGIGDSSSGSWYTGRTVDASLVGGSGEFVKASGASYSSCALSKDGQLYCWGDNYEDELGIGAGIIEVLLPTPVLMTNVTGEARLIDFALAHESLCAISIAGDLYCAGKVSSATTGLLTKIDWTGLAQSAARVVQVSVGYDFACGLTEHGRIFCWGVNDQGQLGEGGYTDSATPVLPDWSALSSEPKFIHLASGEKHTCGVTVEGLIYCWGSNSYGQLGDGTGDNSAIPVLVDSSMLSGSEKFQAVTASHDGTCATSSAGKIYCFGANWHYLSGNGSSDVIFVPTLVDSSMLPSGQHYREVYMHEGRTCAGSTGDELYCWGSPYNEAFFRDTEAFMPVEVDTSVLPSGQYWSAVTQYSGGRGLVLRSSDGTAYALGSGSPGTENGDLAPRLLDTSTMSGSTKFKMLTLNRGAICGINNDDILHCMGFGAVVGQGGAIVEQVTLKAVDTSSMTGATTFADVEIGEMVACGVATDGVGYCWGGSSFSSGLYNPVMGNGSAMIRYKPHPITVTGIAGAKTFKKISVGQYHACGLLTDGEVYCWGNSVYSRLGHSSMFSVYTPAALDKSGMVGSTLFKDIHGDDETFCGITTDNVTHCWGEGYYGNLGNNTAVVSNSPVPVSVGGLLTPAAPLMVKSFERFACGILDSALNIYCWGRDIPAGLSDSVNPLPVAVQKTGMLGTPVSINGGDNLYVTTSANKIYCIGRDCGLEMDRTMPHKQFFENY; encoded by the coding sequence TTGTCCGCCTCGCTGGTGAAGGAAGGTTTTTTCTCCTCCACCCAGGATATTCGCATCGTAGAACAGGTCAGCTCTTTTTCTGTTTCGCCTTTGGACAGTTTTAAAAAGTACAAACTGATTTCTCAACAACCCATTCGTCCTGAATCCCTGACGGCTGCTGATTTCCTGCGGGGTGGTTCGGCTGAAGGGGTCGTGATTGTTATTGAACCCACAAGCTCGGCACTGGAATTTGACGTGTTCGTCTCGGTGTCGGCCCAAGCCGGTACGGTGGTTCTGGAGTTGCCACCCGGAGTCGTGCAATTTCAGGATGGGACGACAAACTCCCTTACGCGTTCAGAAGAGTCTTTTAGCACTGGTGCCGCCAAGCAATCCCGTGTCGCTCTGGGGGAAGAACATTTATGCTATGTCGATCAAGACAAGGCGCTGCGGTGTCAGGGGTATTACTATGGAGGGCAGACGGGCATTGGCGACAGCAGTTCCGGGTCCTGGTATACGGGGCGCACGGTGGATGCTTCTCTTGTTGGTGGTTCTGGTGAGTTTGTGAAGGCCTCCGGTGCCAGCTATAGTTCCTGTGCTTTGTCGAAAGACGGCCAACTGTACTGCTGGGGTGACAACTATGAAGATGAGCTGGGTATTGGCGCTGGTATCATTGAAGTTCTGTTGCCGACTCCGGTTTTGATGACGAATGTGACCGGCGAGGCGCGATTAATTGATTTCGCTCTGGCGCATGAATCCTTGTGTGCGATTTCCATCGCCGGGGATTTGTACTGTGCCGGCAAGGTCTCATCTGCGACCACGGGCCTGCTGACAAAGATTGATTGGACAGGCCTTGCGCAGTCGGCTGCGCGAGTTGTACAGGTGTCGGTGGGATATGATTTTGCCTGTGGCCTGACGGAACATGGTCGTATTTTCTGCTGGGGAGTCAACGATCAGGGGCAGCTGGGAGAGGGCGGTTATACTGATTCAGCGACGCCCGTCTTGCCTGATTGGAGCGCACTTTCCAGTGAGCCCAAATTTATCCATTTGGCGTCAGGGGAAAAACACACTTGCGGTGTGACTGTGGAGGGGTTGATTTACTGCTGGGGCAGCAATTCATACGGTCAATTGGGGGATGGCACGGGCGACAACAGCGCGATTCCGGTGCTTGTTGATAGTTCCATGTTAAGCGGATCAGAAAAGTTCCAGGCCGTGACGGCCAGTCATGACGGGACTTGCGCAACCTCTTCGGCGGGGAAGATTTATTGTTTTGGCGCCAACTGGCATTACCTGTCCGGGAATGGCAGTTCCGACGTGATTTTTGTTCCGACTCTGGTTGATTCATCCATGCTTCCGTCAGGACAGCATTATCGCGAAGTTTACATGCATGAAGGCCGCACGTGTGCAGGCAGTACCGGTGATGAATTATACTGCTGGGGAAGTCCTTACAATGAAGCTTTCTTCAGGGATACCGAGGCCTTTATGCCGGTGGAGGTTGACACCTCTGTTCTGCCGTCTGGACAGTATTGGTCCGCCGTCACCCAGTATTCGGGCGGGCGCGGTTTGGTGCTGCGTTCTTCCGATGGGACGGCCTATGCTTTGGGAAGTGGTTCACCGGGAACAGAGAATGGAGATTTAGCTCCACGACTTTTGGATACTTCCACGATGAGCGGCAGCACTAAGTTTAAAATGCTGACCCTGAATCGCGGGGCGATTTGCGGAATCAACAATGATGACATTTTGCATTGCATGGGATTTGGCGCCGTTGTGGGGCAGGGAGGCGCGATAGTCGAACAGGTTACTCTGAAGGCTGTCGATACAAGTTCTATGACGGGTGCGACGACTTTTGCTGATGTGGAAATAGGAGAAATGGTTGCCTGTGGTGTGGCGACAGACGGGGTCGGGTACTGCTGGGGGGGATCCTCATTTTCTTCCGGACTTTATAACCCCGTCATGGGTAACGGGTCGGCAATGATACGCTACAAGCCCCACCCTATAACTGTCACGGGGATTGCGGGTGCCAAAACTTTCAAAAAGATTTCAGTCGGTCAGTATCATGCCTGTGGTCTTCTGACCGACGGGGAAGTTTATTGCTGGGGTAACTCGGTCTACAGTCGCCTGGGTCACAGCAGTATGTTTTCGGTATACACTCCGGCGGCATTGGATAAGTCGGGTATGGTTGGATCGACCTTATTCAAGGATATTCACGGCGATGATGAAACTTTCTGCGGGATCACTACGGATAACGTCACCCATTGTTGGGGTGAAGGGTATTACGGTAATTTAGGAAACAACACGGCAGTGGTGTCTAATTCTCCGGTGCCGGTTTCTGTCGGGGGCTTGTTGACGCCGGCGGCTCCACTGATGGTGAAATCATTTGAACGTTTTGCCTGTGGGATTCTGGATTCAGCACTTAATATTTACTGCTGGGGTCGTGATATACCTGCGGGCCTTTCAGACAGCGTGAATCCACTTCCGGTCGCAGTTCAGAAAACCGGCATGCTGGGAACGCCTGTCAGCATCAATGGCGGGGATAATTTGTATGTCACAACCTCGGCCAATAAGATTTACTGCATCGGGCGTGATTGTGGTCTGGAAATGGACAGAACCATGCCCCACAAGCAGTTTTTCGAAAACTACTAA
- the tilS gene encoding tRNA lysidine(34) synthetase TilS — protein MKLSKAKQDLDHHVWKLIKLHSLQDKKILVALSGGTDSVALLRSLTKVHKKNLLGVCYFHHGEDSNQEYRKEAQEFCEKLCKKLEIDFYPLRASQMAKSEAEYRELRYEALDRLKKEEGFELVATGHHRDDLLETRLIRLIRGTGAQGFAAMHILRDGLFRPLLEISKKELKKYLREERLRSFEDPTNKGLDPLRNWLREEWLKSLERRSRGSTAALARSLETIAQEIENRPWGDLLGQNEAYKTQGLRRSFYLTLSPFEQKRLLAQYLFSLGKRDFSQSHLEEIQKRLDKSQKVITFKVAGCQWEVNAEQIKVQS, from the coding sequence GTGAAACTGTCAAAGGCCAAGCAGGATCTGGATCACCACGTATGGAAGCTGATTAAACTTCATTCGCTGCAGGATAAAAAAATTCTGGTGGCGCTTTCTGGTGGCACGGATTCAGTGGCTTTGCTGCGCAGCTTGACGAAGGTGCATAAAAAAAATCTTCTCGGGGTTTGTTACTTTCACCATGGCGAGGACTCCAATCAGGAATATCGCAAAGAGGCGCAGGAGTTTTGCGAAAAGCTTTGCAAGAAGCTTGAGATTGACTTTTACCCATTGCGCGCCTCGCAAATGGCTAAATCAGAGGCAGAGTATCGCGAGCTGCGTTATGAGGCTTTGGACCGCCTGAAGAAGGAAGAAGGTTTCGAACTTGTGGCTACAGGGCACCATCGGGATGACCTGCTGGAGACAAGATTGATTCGTTTGATTCGCGGCACCGGGGCTCAGGGGTTTGCGGCGATGCATATTCTGCGGGATGGTTTGTTTCGCCCGCTTTTGGAGATTTCCAAGAAAGAGCTTAAAAAATATCTGCGTGAAGAGCGGCTTCGAAGCTTCGAGGACCCAACCAACAAGGGACTGGACCCTTTGCGCAATTGGCTGCGGGAAGAGTGGCTAAAATCCCTTGAAAGACGCTCCAGAGGCTCGACTGCGGCCTTGGCCCGGTCGCTGGAAACCATTGCTCAAGAGATTGAAAATCGCCCATGGGGTGACTTGCTGGGGCAGAATGAGGCTTATAAGACACAGGGCTTGCGCCGGTCTTTTTACCTCACACTGAGTCCGTTTGAGCAAAAAAGATTGTTGGCCCAGTACCTGTTTTCCCTCGGAAAACGAGATTTTTCGCAATCTCACCTGGAAGAAATTCAAAAGCGCCTGGACAAGTCGCAAAAAGTGATCACATTCAAAGTCGCTGGATGCCAATGGGAAGTTAACGCAGAGCAAATCAAGGTCCAGTCCTGA
- the glpX gene encoding class II fructose-bisphosphatase, which yields MDRNLALEFVRVTEAAALASARWVGRGEEKPADAAAVDAMRKAFDIINMDGTVVIGEGERDEAPMLYIGEKVGTNSGDAPALDIALDPLEGTTICATGGVGSISVIAVAEKGKFLHAPDTYMDKIACGPAAKGVIDIDKSATENIHAVAKALDKAVNDLTVVILNRPRHEALIAEVRRTGARIHLIGDGDVSAAVGAAWPDSGIDLLMGVGGAPEGVISAAAMQCLGGDFQGRLKFRNDEERARATRMGLKDLDKKFTVDELASGSVMFVATGVTDGPFLKGVRFLPDGKAKSHSVVMRSQTGTIRTIEAFHDLSRKPSK from the coding sequence ATGGATCGAAACCTGGCTTTAGAATTCGTACGTGTGACCGAAGCAGCTGCTCTGGCATCCGCCCGCTGGGTGGGTCGTGGCGAGGAAAAACCCGCTGACGCTGCTGCCGTGGACGCCATGAGAAAAGCTTTCGACATCATCAATATGGATGGCACCGTGGTTATCGGTGAGGGCGAGCGCGATGAAGCTCCCATGCTTTATATCGGTGAAAAAGTCGGCACCAATTCCGGTGATGCACCGGCGTTGGACATTGCCTTGGATCCGTTGGAAGGCACAACGATCTGTGCAACAGGTGGAGTGGGCTCCATTTCCGTGATTGCTGTCGCGGAAAAAGGAAAGTTCCTGCATGCTCCGGACACTTACATGGATAAAATCGCCTGTGGCCCTGCGGCCAAAGGTGTGATCGACATTGATAAATCTGCGACTGAAAATATTCACGCGGTGGCCAAAGCTTTGGATAAAGCGGTGAATGACCTGACGGTTGTAATTCTGAACCGCCCTCGTCATGAGGCTTTGATTGCTGAAGTTCGCAGAACCGGCGCACGTATTCACCTGATCGGGGACGGTGACGTTTCCGCGGCGGTGGGCGCGGCCTGGCCGGATTCTGGTATCGATCTTTTGATGGGGGTCGGTGGGGCGCCAGAGGGTGTGATTTCAGCAGCGGCGATGCAGTGCCTGGGGGGAGACTTCCAGGGGCGCCTGAAATTCCGCAACGATGAAGAGCGTGCTCGCGCCACTCGTATGGGTCTGAAAGATCTGGACAAGAAATTCACCGTGGATGAACTGGCTTCGGGTTCCGTGATGTTTGTGGCAACGGGTGTGACAGATGGTCCTTTCCTGAAGGGTGTTCGCTTCCTTCCGGATGGCAAAGCAAAAAGTCATTCCGTGGTGATGCGTTCTCAAACAGGCACTATCCGTACTATTGAAGCTTTCCACGATCTGTCCCGCAAACCGAGCAAATAG
- a CDS encoding CdaR family protein — protein sequence MRRRWSNVITENFSYKVVALFISLILWLTILGRRDFVLSKNIDIELITAPGTHVVAQTTDHIKVKVSGPRSSLKKFLESSLAQSITLDISQRGEGVVNVDIPLSKIEVPLGVRILGVRPNQIQAEVLLIKEKPRDEQESR from the coding sequence ATGAGGCGTCGTTGGTCGAATGTCATCACCGAAAACTTCAGCTACAAAGTTGTGGCGTTGTTTATATCGTTGATTCTGTGGCTGACCATTTTGGGTCGCCGCGATTTTGTTCTAAGTAAAAATATTGATATTGAGCTGATCACGGCGCCGGGCACCCATGTGGTGGCTCAGACGACGGATCATATCAAGGTGAAGGTTTCAGGGCCTCGTTCTTCATTGAAAAAGTTCCTGGAAAGCTCACTGGCTCAAAGTATCACGCTGGATATCTCGCAAAGAGGTGAAGGTGTGGTGAACGTGGATATCCCTCTCAGCAAAATTGAAGTGCCGCTGGGTGTGCGAATTCTGGGTGTCCGTCCAAATCAAATTCAAGCAGAAGTGTTGCTGATAAAGGAAAAGCCCCGTGACGAACAAGAAAGCCGATAA
- the cdaA gene encoding diadenylate cyclase CdaA: protein MLQQFVDNLVFIVQHLRVQDAIDMLLVWMVVYRILVLIKRTGTIQMLSGLGVLAIGYILSIWLELFTFNWILEKFFSNLFVIVVVLFQGEIRRALAHIGSNPFFSDASTIQETQVIEEIAKGIILTAQKGFGALVVVEREIVIDYHIEFGTEMDSKVSAELLASIFHPESPMHDGAVLIRNGKIHSAGCFLPLSKNPALDKNLGTRHRAAIGLTEETDALVFVVSEENKSIGIVQGGHLSPNVELGDIRKALYETFGLKYKAFSQQGEV, encoded by the coding sequence ATGTTGCAGCAGTTTGTCGACAATCTCGTGTTCATCGTCCAGCACTTGCGGGTGCAGGATGCTATCGACATGCTTCTGGTTTGGATGGTTGTTTATCGCATTCTGGTTCTGATCAAACGAACCGGGACGATTCAAATGCTTTCCGGCCTAGGGGTTCTGGCGATCGGGTACATCCTGAGTATCTGGCTGGAGCTCTTCACCTTTAACTGGATTCTTGAAAAATTCTTCTCCAACCTGTTTGTGATCGTGGTTGTCCTGTTCCAGGGCGAGATTCGTCGTGCACTGGCTCATATCGGCAGCAACCCGTTCTTCAGTGATGCCTCCACAATTCAGGAAACTCAGGTGATTGAAGAGATCGCCAAGGGGATTATCCTGACCGCTCAAAAAGGCTTCGGCGCGTTGGTGGTGGTTGAGCGCGAAATCGTCATCGATTATCACATTGAATTCGGCACCGAAATGGATTCCAAAGTCTCTGCTGAATTGCTGGCATCCATCTTCCATCCGGAAAGTCCGATGCACGACGGGGCGGTGTTGATTCGTAATGGTAAAATTCATTCTGCGGGTTGTTTCCTGCCGCTCAGTAAAAATCCGGCCTTGGATAAGAACCTGGGGACGCGTCACCGTGCCGCCATTGGTTTGACTGAAGAAACCGACGCTTTGGTGTTTGTTGTTTCGGAAGAAAACAAATCCATTGGTATCGTTCAAGGGGGTCACTTGAGTCCTAACGTGGAACTGGGTGATATCCGTAAAGCTCTTTATGAAACTTTCGGTCTTAAGTACAAGGCCTTCTCTCAACAAGGGGAGGTTTGA
- a CDS encoding NAD-dependent succinate-semialdehyde dehydrogenase: MSAFQTVNPATGDVLGSYNHLSWSDTEKNIEQAAKDFQIWRKVSFKERAEVLLKLAQALRSHKSELAQMMNQEMGKLIAEGKAEVEKCAVTCEHYAKEAETMLKNQVAASSPYKHAEVSFQPVGVVFSVMPWNFPLWQVIRFAAPALMAGNVILLKHADLTAGTSELIGKIFNDLTPDYKLLRNIQVNHDVAAQVIAHPVVHGVTFTGSSQGGRSVATEAAKNLKKIVLELGGSDAYLVLEDADVEAAAKACAKVRLVNCGQSCVAGKRFIVNEKVAKDFIHHFSKEMKEAELAPLASVKFQKTIVDQVEKLKKWGGKVVLGGSAPQGAGAFYPATVVVFEKDHPEVHREEIFGPVASVFIVKNTEEALAVANSSPYGLGGGIFTRDVKKGKELIEKELQAGFVVVNDYVKSDPRIPFGGIKESGYGRELGHFGIMEFVNIKTVAVAGE; this comes from the coding sequence ATGAGTGCTTTTCAAACCGTGAATCCCGCCACTGGCGATGTTCTTGGATCCTACAATCACCTTTCCTGGTCCGACACAGAAAAAAATATTGAACAGGCAGCAAAGGATTTTCAAATCTGGCGTAAAGTTTCGTTCAAAGAACGCGCGGAGGTTTTGCTAAAGCTTGCGCAGGCCTTGCGCAGTCATAAATCTGAATTGGCGCAAATGATGAATCAGGAGATGGGAAAACTCATCGCCGAAGGTAAAGCTGAAGTTGAAAAGTGCGCCGTTACATGCGAGCACTACGCCAAAGAGGCTGAAACCATGCTGAAAAATCAGGTGGCAGCGTCTTCTCCGTACAAACATGCCGAAGTCAGCTTTCAGCCTGTCGGGGTTGTTTTTAGTGTCATGCCCTGGAATTTCCCTCTGTGGCAGGTGATCCGGTTTGCGGCTCCCGCACTGATGGCGGGGAATGTGATTTTGCTGAAGCATGCGGATTTGACCGCGGGCACCTCTGAACTGATTGGTAAAATCTTTAACGACCTGACGCCGGACTATAAACTTTTGCGCAACATTCAGGTCAATCACGACGTGGCAGCCCAGGTGATTGCGCATCCGGTGGTGCATGGTGTGACGTTCACTGGCAGCAGTCAGGGTGGCAGATCGGTTGCGACTGAAGCGGCCAAGAATCTGAAAAAGATCGTTCTGGAGCTGGGCGGCAGTGATGCCTATCTGGTTTTGGAAGATGCCGATGTTGAGGCCGCCGCCAAGGCGTGTGCGAAAGTGCGTCTGGTGAACTGCGGGCAAAGCTGCGTGGCGGGGAAAAGGTTTATCGTGAACGAAAAAGTCGCCAAAGATTTTATTCATCACTTCAGTAAAGAAATGAAAGAAGCTGAGCTGGCCCCTTTGGCGTCAGTGAAATTTCAAAAAACCATCGTCGATCAGGTGGAAAAACTGAAAAAATGGGGCGGCAAAGTTGTCCTGGGTGGTTCGGCTCCGCAAGGGGCGGGGGCCTTTTATCCAGCAACGGTGGTGGTCTTTGAAAAAGATCATCCGGAAGTGCACCGCGAAGAAATATTTGGTCCGGTGGCGTCGGTGTTCATCGTAAAAAACACGGAAGAGGCCTTGGCCGTGGCCAACTCTTCGCCGTACGGTCTGGGCGGTGGAATCTTTACTCGAGACGTGAAAAAGGGCAAAGAGCTGATTGAAAAAGAGTTGCAGGCCGGATTTGTCGTGGTGAATGATTACGTGAAGTCGGACCCAAGAATCCCGTTTGGCGGGATCAAAGAATCCGGCTATGGCCGCGAGTTGGGTCATTTCGGAATCATGGAATTCGTGAACATCAAGACCGTCGCGGTTGCAGGGGAGTAG
- the ftsH gene encoding ATP-dependent zinc metalloprotease FtsH: MRSTQKTLALWFFLIIMAVFLFQAYESKHQKAIADFNFSKFTEAVKAGEVATVTFRQDSSEVVGEMKPEFEKKYNGTHFAIIGNTQDEGYKFLQQHGITPNYERADNGGFFQSLLVNWLPLILIVAMFLFIMRQIQAGGGKAMSFGKSRARLLTEHKNRVTFKEVAGVDEAKEDLQEIVSFLKDPKKYTKLGGRIPKGVLLVGSPGTGKTLLARAVAGEAGVPFFTISGSDFVEMFVGVGASRVRDLFEQGKKNAPCLIFIDEIDAVGRHRGAGMGGGHDEREQTLNQLLVEMDGFESSEGVIMIAATNRPDVLDPALLRPGRFDRRVIVNKPDLKGREQILAVHMRKTPLGPDVDASKIARGTPGFSGADLENLVNEAALVAARSDKKYLEMDDFEKAKDKVTMGAERRSMVISDEDKKVTAYHEAGHTLVGKKLAGLDPIHKVTIIPRGMALGVTQTLPEKESVSLSKSKAENMIAFLFGGRAAEELIFKDITTGAGNDIERATEIARRMVCEWGMSKLGPLAYETRDNPVFMGMGYGNKSKEYSDAKAQEIDTEVEKIIKDGYEVSIQILRDNQDALERLTQALLEYETIDGHEVDMLVNGAAVAEIEKYRNTKKDTNAAIMNAAEKKGSGDPVGNTGPVTI, encoded by the coding sequence ATGCGATCAACCCAGAAAACGCTGGCTCTATGGTTCTTCCTGATCATCATGGCTGTGTTTCTATTTCAAGCCTATGAGAGCAAGCATCAAAAAGCGATTGCTGACTTTAATTTCTCCAAATTCACTGAAGCCGTAAAGGCTGGTGAGGTGGCAACTGTCACCTTCCGTCAGGATTCCAGCGAAGTCGTTGGTGAAATGAAGCCGGAATTCGAAAAGAAATACAACGGCACTCACTTTGCCATCATCGGGAACACCCAGGATGAGGGCTATAAATTCCTGCAACAACACGGCATCACGCCAAATTACGAGCGCGCTGACAACGGCGGTTTCTTCCAGTCTTTGCTGGTGAACTGGCTGCCGCTGATTCTGATCGTGGCGATGTTCCTGTTTATCATGCGCCAGATCCAGGCCGGTGGCGGTAAAGCCATGTCCTTCGGTAAATCCCGTGCACGTCTTTTGACGGAGCATAAAAACCGCGTGACCTTCAAAGAGGTTGCCGGTGTGGACGAAGCCAAAGAAGACCTGCAGGAAATCGTAAGCTTCCTGAAAGACCCTAAGAAGTACACCAAACTTGGCGGCCGCATCCCTAAAGGGGTTTTGCTGGTGGGTTCTCCGGGTACTGGTAAGACGTTGCTGGCTCGCGCTGTTGCGGGTGAAGCGGGCGTTCCATTCTTCACAATTTCCGGTTCTGACTTCGTTGAAATGTTCGTCGGTGTTGGTGCCAGCCGTGTTCGTGATTTGTTCGAACAGGGTAAAAAGAATGCTCCATGCCTGATCTTTATTGATGAGATCGATGCCGTAGGTCGCCATCGTGGTGCTGGTATGGGTGGTGGTCACGATGAACGTGAGCAAACCCTGAATCAGTTGCTGGTAGAGATGGATGGTTTTGAATCCTCTGAAGGCGTGATCATGATCGCGGCAACCAACCGTCCTGACGTTCTGGATCCGGCGTTGCTTCGTCCAGGTCGTTTCGACCGTCGTGTGATCGTGAATAAGCCCGATCTTAAAGGACGTGAGCAAATCCTTGCGGTGCATATGCGTAAAACTCCACTGGGTCCTGATGTGGATGCTTCCAAAATCGCACGTGGTACTCCGGGCTTCTCGGGTGCGGATCTTGAGAACCTTGTGAATGAGGCAGCCCTGGTGGCGGCTCGTTCTGACAAGAAGTATCTTGAAATGGACGATTTCGAAAAAGCGAAAGACAAAGTCACAATGGGTGCGGAAAGACGTTCCATGGTGATTTCTGATGAAGACAAGAAAGTCACGGCTTACCACGAAGCAGGTCATACTCTGGTTGGTAAAAAATTGGCTGGTTTGGATCCGATCCACAAAGTGACCATCATCCCTCGTGGTATGGCACTGGGTGTGACTCAGACTTTGCCGGAAAAAGAAAGCGTGTCCTTGTCCAAGTCCAAAGCTGAAAACATGATCGCCTTCCTGTTTGGTGGTCGTGCGGCTGAAGAATTGATCTTTAAAGACATCACCACCGGTGCCGGAAACGACATCGAGCGTGCGACTGAAATCGCCCGCCGCATGGTGTGTGAATGGGGTATGAGCAAGCTGGGTCCTTTGGCTTATGAAACCCGCGACAATCCGGTGTTCATGGGTATGGGCTATGGCAACAAGTCCAAAGAGTACTCTGATGCGAAAGCTCAAGAGATCGACACTGAAGTCGAAAAGATCATCAAGGACGGTTACGAGGTTTCCATCCAGATCCTTCGTGACAACCAGGATGCTCTGGAGCGCCTGACTCAAGCGTTGCTCGAATACGAAACCATCGACGGTCATGAAGTCGACATGCTGGTGAATGGCGCGGCAGTTGCGGAAATTGAAAAATACCGCAATACCAAGAAAGACACCAACGCGGCAATTATGAACGCGGCGGAAAAGAAAGGATCTGGAGATCCGGTGGGTAACACCGGCCCGGTGACGATCTAA